In one Bordetella pertussis 18323 genomic region, the following are encoded:
- a CDS encoding membrane protein — MSSIVVARFDSVPSARSAAHALVGDGFREEAISILYGDPDRTGRRMSRPAWRFGPDLRTRAARWRAIVSAAALAAIGTLGGVIVPVLTGYGRVGMVVGAALGAYAGALAGACWMASGLRRARAEAAYAGQLARDRVVLLAVQVHPDDEEAAAALLRDAGGLQVEKARSRWWPGARGQSTPTGWRTRAPRPPAQRTQWQP; from the coding sequence ATGTCGTCGATCGTGGTGGCACGGTTCGATAGCGTCCCTTCGGCGAGAAGCGCTGCGCACGCGTTGGTCGGCGACGGCTTTCGCGAAGAGGCAATCAGTATCCTGTACGGCGACCCGGATCGTACGGGCCGGCGGATGAGCCGGCCGGCCTGGCGTTTCGGGCCGGACCTGCGCACCCGCGCCGCGCGCTGGCGCGCCATTGTCAGCGCCGCGGCGCTGGCGGCCATCGGTACCCTGGGCGGCGTGATCGTACCCGTGCTGACCGGCTACGGCCGCGTGGGCATGGTGGTGGGCGCGGCATTGGGCGCCTATGCGGGCGCCCTGGCGGGCGCCTGTTGGATGGCCAGCGGCCTGCGCCGCGCGCGCGCCGAGGCGGCCTACGCCGGCCAGCTGGCGCGCGATCGGGTGGTGCTGCTTGCCGTGCAGGTGCATCCCGACGACGAAGAGGCCGCGGCCGCGCTGCTGCGCGACGCCGGCGGCCTGCAGGTAGAGAAGGCGCGCAGCCGCTGGTGGCCGGGCGCACGTGGCCAGTCCACGCCCACAGGCTGGCGCACGCGTGCCCCGCGCCCGCCGGCGCAGCGCACGCAATGGCAACCCTGA
- the egtD gene encoding L-histidine N(alpha)-methyltransferase → MAHTPTMLAAAAPFMPEATGVDPALDALLAGLQAHPARIDPKYLYDALGSSLFAAITQLPEYYPTRCEAEIFATHLEAIARHTGPVRTLIDLGAGDCAKAERLLPCLRPQRYVPIDISTDFLGQAVARVRRAHPWLDVLPLGRDLNAGLDLPEAIDAQGRLFFYPGSSIGNLDPDAALALLASLRAQAGVSGGLLIGVDRVKARAIVEPAYDDALHLTGAFNLNLLRHVNSVLGSDFDVRDWTHVALYNEPRSRMEMHLQARSDIRVRWPGGQRRFQADERIHTENSYKYTIERFVDLLRRAGYGDIRYWSDARDWFSVFSARA, encoded by the coding sequence ATGGCCCACACGCCAACGATGCTTGCCGCCGCCGCGCCTTTCATGCCCGAGGCCACCGGCGTCGACCCGGCCCTGGACGCCCTGCTGGCCGGCCTGCAGGCGCATCCCGCCCGCATCGACCCCAAATACCTGTACGACGCGCTCGGCTCCAGCCTGTTCGCCGCGATCACGCAGTTGCCCGAGTATTACCCCACACGCTGCGAAGCGGAAATCTTCGCCACCCACCTCGAGGCCATCGCCCGCCACACCGGGCCGGTTCGCACCCTGATAGACCTCGGCGCGGGCGACTGCGCCAAGGCCGAGCGCCTGTTGCCCTGTCTGCGGCCGCAGCGCTACGTGCCCATCGACATTTCCACCGATTTCCTCGGACAGGCCGTGGCGCGCGTGCGGCGCGCCCACCCCTGGCTGGACGTGCTGCCGCTGGGCCGCGACCTCAATGCGGGACTGGATCTGCCCGAGGCCATCGACGCCCAGGGCCGGCTGTTCTTCTATCCAGGCTCCAGCATCGGCAACCTCGACCCCGACGCCGCATTGGCACTGCTGGCCAGCCTGCGTGCGCAGGCGGGCGTCAGCGGCGGGCTGCTGATCGGCGTCGACCGCGTCAAGGCGCGCGCCATCGTCGAACCCGCCTACGACGATGCCCTGCACCTGACCGGCGCCTTCAACCTGAACCTGTTGCGGCACGTCAACTCCGTACTCGGCAGCGATTTCGACGTACGCGACTGGACCCACGTCGCCCTCTACAACGAGCCGCGCAGCCGCATGGAAATGCACCTGCAGGCACGCAGCGACATACGCGTGCGCTGGCCCGGCGGCCAGCGGCGCTTCCAGGCCGACGAACGCATCCACACGGAAAACTCCTATAAATACACCATCGAACGCTTCGTCGACCTGCTGCGCCGCGCCGGCTACGGCGACATCCGGTACTGGTCGGACGCGCGCGACTGGTTTTCCGTATTCAGCGCCCGGGCCTG